The region tttgttgaagctCTAATCCCCAACATGATGGCATTTAGAAGTGAAGTCTTTGGGAAGTAATTTGGATTAGATGAGGTCTTAAGGATGGAGCCCTCACGATGGaatcagtgtccttataagaacagTGGACCAGAGATCTCTTTCTCTCcacatgtgaggatacagcaaaaaGTTAGCTGTGAAAAAGAGAGcgctcaccaggaaccaaattgGCTGACACCTCAGTGTCAGACTTCccagccaccagaactgtgagaagtaaatgtccaTTTTTAAAGCCACTCTATGGCATTTTGTCATAGCAGCCCAAATTGACCAAGACATGCTTAGTGCCCCCAGTATCTTTAATATTCCAGGAAAGTTGGTACATTTGTTTCTTAAGTATCATAGAATCAGTAGTGTTCAGCTGAATGAACCAAGGAACTCTAATGCTGAAGGATCAAACCTCAGCTTATAGTGAAGGGAGGCATTGCTACCAATGCATTGGGTTATGGCATGCACTGTATGAGAGAGATGAGGTTCATGGCTAAAGAATCTTAGAATTGACAGTACTGGTTTCAAGACTGACCTCTTATTAAAGTATCAATATTTGTAAATGTCTAGATGTTGGTAGAAATATACACCTATAGAAGAGTAGGTGTTCTTTCTTCCTGTCACTAAACATTCATCTCTTCTCGACATAACTAGTAGTACACTAAATTATGTAGCAGGAAAGTGTCTGTCACAGTCTGTAATCATTCCACTAAGTGTGCTCAGATAACTAGTgcctttacattttcttctgcctggaaaacTCTTCCCCCATCTATTCCCATGAAGTATCTTCTCACTTCATTCACAGGTTGCTTATAGGCAGCTGTCTGCTCGTAAGTCATCACATCCTATCACAAATAGCAACCTCTCAAACCAGTGCCCCATTGATGGCTTTCTGTCCCCTccacttgctttatttttcttcataactcTTATCACCAGAGGACAgactatatataaatgtatgtatgtatgatcTCATCCCACTAAAGTATAAGCTCCatgaaataggttttttttttttctgttttgcacaCTGATACATAATGAGATACATAGTTTACCACTGGGTACATAGTGGGTTATTACTAAATATTGGCTGAATGAGTGACTATCCAGGACCTTCTTATTGCCTCATGGAATCCCAGGAACCTTCACTGTGGATATACTATGAGGTCTGACCAGCATAGGTATGCTGGATCTCTCTTTTACCATCCCATCATAAAACCTGTTTGCTGCAGTTACCATGATAAGGATgtgaagaattaaacaacaccaAGAAAGTGGAGGCTTTCTCAAGCTCTTGAATTGCTCTAGCAACATTTAAGCATTGATGCACTGAGTCTGTATTAAATTaatcagtacatttttttttgtgTAAATTCTATTCATGTAAAATCTGTTTCCTTAATAAGTCCATGAGATAGATTAGAAGttattacttttaattcttttatatcaTCCCCACAGAGCTCAGGATTCTACTCTGGAgtcaaatattcttttaaaataatattgatgACTGTGTAAGTAGATGTTTCTCTTGACTAGCTCCATTTAACTCTTTAGAAGATATACTCTTCCTCGATTTAAAGCAGGAATCAGTGAGCTACAGTCTGCCACCTgtttctataaataaagttttattggaacacagccacactctaAGTTTGGGTGTTGTAATATGGCTGTTCTTATACTACACAACAGAGTTGATTAGTTGTGACACAGACCATGTAGACTTCAAAGTCTAAAATTTTACTTATCTGTCCCATTACAGAAAAACCTTGCCAACCTCTGATTTAAAGTAAttcactttgggacttccctggtggcacagtggctaagaatccacctgacagtgcaggggacacaggttcaagccctggaccgggaagatcccacatgccgcagagcaactaagcccatgcaccacaactactgagcctacgctctagagcccacgagccacaactactgagcccatgcaccacaactactgaagcccgtgagcctagagcccgtgttccgaaacaagagaagccaccacaatgagaagcccatgcactgcaatgaagagtaggccctgctcgccacaactagagaaagcctgtgtgcagcagtgaagacccaacgcagccaaaaataaataaatttatttaaaaagaaataaataaataaagtaattcacTTCAAAACCAGATAATCTGATTTTTTCACTTATACTAACGGGCAACAGCCTTGTTTCAAACCAGCCCTTCAACTAAaaccaaaaatggaaacaaacacaACACAACAGAGACTTGGAGAATGACTAAAGTAGCTAGGTCTTAAGAAGCCAAAATTCCAGAAAGAAGGGAATCTCAGGGTGTTAAACACAGCACTCAACACTATTTTTCTCCAAAAGTCATTTGCCTAATCCAAAGCTGTGGTGGCGAACTATAGCCAGTCTCACAGGGCTAGGGAGACAAAAATTGGAATTCAGGGCTTCCCAAGGAGAAGGGACTTCAGACTTGATATGAGGTGGCTAAAAGGCTACAGCCTTAGGAAAGAAGTTTAACAGGAAATCTCTACCAAAATTAAAGTCCAGCATTAAACCAGCTGATTTTGATTAGATTAAGATGAACATCCCCTAGCCTCTTTGCCTGTCAgaagcaacaataaaaaaattttggaagaatATAACATTATCTATGGCCTCAGATTATTTCTACACAACATCTATCAtgcaatcaaaaataaaaagacgtGCAAAAAGATACTTGGACAAAAATCAAGAGAAATGATAGACCATAGAAATAGGCCCATGGAAGGTCCATATTTTGGATACGTCAGAtgtgttaaacaaaaaaaaaagttaactgtgATTAATAGCCTCGAAAAATCAAATTATAAGATAAAGAATTTAAAGTTCAAAGAAATTAGATTATAAAAGAAACCAACCAAAATTAAGGACTTGATAAAGGGTTTAACAGCAGATTTCACAAAGCtgaaaagagaatgaatgaacCAGAATTTAGGTAAGAAGAAAATGCTCAGAATAAAGCACAGAAAGTAAAAGGGATACAGGAAGAGAGTAAGGGATATAtgggacaagatgaaaaggcctAAGATACATGTAGCTGGAGTCTGATAAGAAGACGACAAAAGGAATGAGACGGGAGCAATATCTGAAGAGATAGTAGGAGAGTTACACAGGCATCAAACAATGAGTTAGCAAGTGTTCTTCCTCCTCTGATTTCTGAAGGAGTTAGCCTAAACtgatattatttccttcttcattGTCTGATAGAATCACCAGTGAGGCTGTTTGTGCCTGGAGCTTTCTCTGTGTGAAGGCtcttaattaaaatttcaattaggTTTTTACAGGTGCAAGACTTTTCTGATGTTCTAGTCCTTGTTGTGTCTGTTTCAGCAAGttgtgtttttcaaaaaatttttccatttcatcacagTTGTTGCATTTATTGGGAAAATGTTGttcttattatttcattattttctattttaatgtctgtaggaaATGTGgtgatttcccctttttaaattttgaatttggtatttagtgtttctttttttcttaatcctaTCATGGATTTagcaattttattaattaattaacaaaggatattgatctgtagttttcttgtggtgtctttaTCTTCCCTTGATATCTGGGTTATACTGATAGCATAAAATGTGTTATATGTTGTTGATATTTTTActtgttaaaaaatgtatttggtcatctgaatgaccaaaatatatttctcatatatagtTGGACTTTATCCATGGTTCCTCGCTACcagctcccaaaacccttggaatttcctgaacaATAAGAGCAATGGGAGCATCTTTTGTCATAATACTTATTCTCTTATCTTCAGCTCCTGAAATTGCTTCAGAACCATAAAGGCGAAATGGGtgtcttgttattcataacaaacaCCTTTCCACAACAACTGGATTTATGTTGGTGAGGTGACTTTTGAAAGGGGCTGGGTGTCAgaagaaccaaccatgtgattagaaggttggaactttcagtcccctCACCTCTGAAGAGGGAAAGGGATTGAAGACTGAGCTCAATCagcagtggccaatgatttaatcaattatactattaatgaaacctccataaaaaccaGAAGGACAggatttggagagcttccaggtctgtgaacacgtggagatttggggagagtagCACCTGGAGAGGGTGTAGGGTCTCCACACCCTTTCCTCATACCATGTCCtatgtttttcttcatataaCTGTTGATTCACATCccttaatatcctttgtaataaaccagtaatcaaGTAAGTAAAtagctttcctgagttctgtgagccactctagcgaATTAATCAGGAGGGGTCGTGGGAatttctgatttatagccagtcaaTCAGAACTATAGGTAACAACTTGTGATTGGCATCCTGAGTTGGAGGGGGTCCTTGGAACCTCCAGTCTGTAGCTGGTTGGTCAGAATCACAGGTAACCACCTGGGCTTGTGATTGGCGTCTGAAGTGTAGAgcagtcttatgggactgagcACTTTACGTGTGGAATCTGATGTtatctctgggtagatagtgtcagaattgagttgaattgtaggacacccagctggtgtccaaGAACTGTTGGGCGATGTGGGATTCCCGCCCCCTCCACCAGCACAACAGTGGAATTGGgtggtgttccttcctcttttattttctggaagatttaGAGAAGTAtatatgttcctttttctttaaacgATTAGCAGAATTCACCCATAAAGCTATCTGGACCTGCACtgttctttgttgggaggttttgataatttattcaatctctttactttttatagGTCTGCTCAAATTTCTATTTGTtgttgagtcagttttggtaatttatgttttactagaaaatgtttcatttcatCTAGGATATTTAATTTGCAGGCAtgcagttgttcatagtattctcttataatcctttctGCTTCTGTGAAGCCAGtagaaatgtttccattttcatttctgattttatttatttggaccttctctctattttttcttagtctagccaAAGGTCAACTTTGtcattcttttcaaagaactaacttttggtttcattgattctctctattgcttttctatcctctgtttcatttatctctgttctaatctttatttccttctttctgctaattttgggtgtagtttgctcttttgttcaaGTTCCTTAAAGTGCAAAGTTAGGTTacttatttgagatctttcttttccaCATACCCCTTCCCCACACACATCCAGTACCTCGCCCGACATCAACATCTCACACACCAGTATATTTGTCACAATCAGTGGACTCACATTAGCACATCATTATCAACATAAATCTGTAAATTATGTTAGAGTTCAGACCTTTTGTTGTATATTCAATGGGTCTTGACAGATGTATAATGAAATGTGTATCCATTAtgacagtatcatacagaataatttcactgccctaaaaatcccctgtgttcctcctattcatccttccctccctccctccaaaatCCCTTACAACCACGGATATATTTACTGtcaccatagttttgccttttctggaatttttgttgttgttattccaCGTTTACTACATTACTGCCTCCTTggtgtttaattaattttttgtaatCTGTCATGTTGATTCCTTTCTCATTCCCTTTTGTGTACATTTTTAAGATAGTTTCTTAGGAGTGGTTACCATGAAGATTACGATCAGCATCCTAAATTTAAAACATCTAGTTTGGATTGATACCAAGTTAACTTCAACAGCACACAAAAGTTTTGTTACTATACAACTCCATTACTCCCTCAACCACCACCactttatgttgttccttcaatACCATGGAGAATAACCTAAGTTAGGAAACCTAAAACAAAAATGACCGATAATACAACAGGAAGTTGCCATTGAGAAGACGTAGTATACCTTAAGATTAAGTGCATTTCTTCCATGAATTTGACAGGTTACTATGGCCATCTTGGTCATGGATGTTACTGTTCCATAGCGTGTTGCCACAACAGCCTTAAAACCTTCACAATGTACGATATGTGACACTGAGGTTTCGATTTTTCTAGATTTAATGCtacctaaataaacaaaacaagacaggAAACGTAAATGTGTCATCACTTAGAGTGAAAGTTAAAAGGTATTCATGTTATGATAACAGTAAGTCATCATAAATAGGTTACCTGGATGCCTCCTTTGGAAGAGATTCCCCATAACTTTCACCCACCCAACCTCATGTTGGAGATTCCCTATAACCTCCATCCACCCAACCTCAGTTGGTTCTGTTGgccaaacattttaatattagatAGCAGACTAATATTAGATAGCAAACTTTTCTTCCCAAAAGAAAACCATAAGCTCATAGATTTCTACCTCAATAATTTAGATTCCATCAGTCTGAGTCTTGTGCTATAtgtaaaaacatcttattttatgaTGAATTACATAAACAACTTCTTTCTTCACAAAATGAATAAAGGACATCATATAAGCATATATCAAATAGAGATCATATCCCAAGGAGAAATCTTGCTTTTTGCTTTAATATCGCATTGATGCGTGATTCAAATACCCTGTGTAACTAAGCTCTTCCCTCAGTTTAAAGACCTCACAcaagaaaggggtggggggaagcagaCAACTCAGGAGTAGCCAAACAGCGACCACCTACATTTACTTTATCACAACCCTTGTGGGTTTCCCCTTTTGTCAAAAATGGCATGTTCAAGCACACACCCAGGTGTGgcaggaaaatattttgaaatatattttacacttCCAGCCATTCTTGCTGTATTACTTGCTGCAACATATTTTATCATCTGAATAATTCTTATACCATTGCTTCAATGAGAAGAAACGAGGCATCCTAGACCAAAGAAAACAATGTTCAGTTGTTAATTTCTAAAATAGGCCTTTGTGCCCATTTCAGGTCAATCGATGTGAAAGTTAACCACAGAATGAAGAAAGATGTATGATGTGATATGGAGATTCCTTGTCTTTTGGGAGGGAATGGAGCAAGAGGAATGGAGAATGAGTTAAGAATTAAGTCTGTGGCCTGCTTCCTGCCCACCCACACTTATGGGCTAAGCTCAAGCAGTTGATTTTTGAGTGAAAAGGAGGGAGATGGAGGTGCAGAGGTGGTTAGAAATTCCCTGAAAGATCTCTGAAGGATCTCAGGATGCTTAAACTTCCCTGGGAACTTTTCAAAGAGGGAAACACCAGAGTGGAATAAACTCCCTAAGTCAGAAATGGTAACATGACTGGTTTAGGCCTATGATGTGGAGGAGACCCAGTGGTTAATTTATGTCACAGACAGGGATAGGGAACTGCTGGAAGGGTAGTGTGCTCAGAAAGTCTTATGGCTGCTGTAGTTAATGATACTAcagtgtatatttgaaagtttctgAGAGAGTGAAGCCTAAAATTTCTTGTAGCAAGAAAAAGTTGTCAGGTGATGGGTATTGACtgaatttattgtggtaatcatttcaccatACTGTATAttcatgtatcaaatcattatattgtataccTTAACTTTATACAGAGTTgcatgtgaattgtatctcaatacaactggggaaaaaagagaaagttttatGTCTGGAGTGTTCTTCTGTGTATAATCTCCTACTAAACACATCTGTGAATCGTTAATTTGTTATATTActttttctgttctaaaattttatatgactctaatttttaaaagcagaaattcCAGTTCTCTGATAAAAttcttcaactttttattttcttcaacatagtaatcatagttattttaacaTCCTTGTTTGAAAACCCCAATACCTGATCCTATGGTTCTCTTTCTTTTGCCTCTTTCTACTGGTTCCCAGACCTTTTATCCTGTTTTTAGGATGCCTtgtgatttttaagtttaatgCTGGACATtgtgaatgaaaattttaaagggtCTGGATAATATTATCTGTCTCTAATAAGTGTTAGGTTTTCTTTGACTAGGCAGGAAGTACCACTTTGATTTATCAAGGATTGGTTTTGAGTTTCGTAGGGGATAACCTATTTTAGTTTTGTCCTTTCTCCTAGAGCATCATTCTTATTCCCAAGGCATAGGTCTTCTGGGTCTGCAACTGAAAGCCCAGTGTGTTTACCAAGGCCCCTTCATTTCAGCAGAGCTTGACCTCCAATAATTGCCTTCTGTGCAACTGTCAAAATCTAGGCGCACTTCCTTAGCATCTCAGCTGATGGTTTCTGCTGTGTTTCTTAGCGTATTGTCCTGTACATGCCCAGCTTAGAAATCAGCCAACACTCTTAAGGGAGTTTGTATGCAGGTATTTGAATTCCGTTCTCTCCTCTCTGATATATTACCCCTCTATCCCAGCTATCTTGTCAACTCTGACGTCTGACTGCTATCTCTTCAATCCAGTAAAACTATCACCTTCTTTCTACCTGTGCCCTGTTCGCCAACACCACAAATCCCCTCAAGAAAAAGCCAAGGTAAATGTACAGCTAATTCAGCTTATTTCAAAGATGGTAACCACTCAAGTCATGCTTGCAAGGGTTACTCTCCAGTAACCTCAGTggttattttatgtatttgtgggcaGCTTTAATAACTGATTTTGGTGGGAGGGATTGTCCAATACAAGCTACTCAATCTTGGCTAGAACCAAGTCATTAggttatttaaaaatctgaatctgATCATTCTAATAGCTGGAACTCCTGTGGGTATGTTTCTACTGCTTACTGTTGCTGctagttttcattcattttgtttttctttgtgtacCTGACAATTGTGAATTGTTTACTATACACTGTATTTGTGAAATCGTTTATAGAAATAGTGTGAGACGTAGGATGATGTAATCTTTCTCTAAAGAtgatttctcatttgtttctgctaGGTAACTAAGgtcaaagcacttaaaacagtgctgGCACATGGCAAGCAGTTAACTGTCATGATTGCATGTCTATCTTCTCCATCCAGATTAAGAATACTCCATCTTATATGTTCCCAACATCAGTACAAAGTTGGGTTTATAGTCAACACTCTAAAAATAGTTGCTGAGTAAATAGCTTAAGGAATGGAAAATGAGGTGGGACATATGTGTGaatcacacacatatacacaaacacacaaaatcacAAATACTTTTATGGAGAGATAatcatatatacaatttttaaaagaatgatataaacCTAGCATTTACCTTCACATACGTTCAGCATGTTTTGCTTTGGGGCACTTTCTACACGTTCATGTTCTGTTACAtgattttctaggaaaaaaatttaaaataggatAATGTTTAAATTCGTGTGAAAATTCATGTTGAGGGTATTATGACTTCATTATAATTGTTCATCTTTTAATGAATTGAGGTTATCCATGGAAAAGTGCCCATGAAGGCATCCATGAGCACTGGCATTCTGCTTCTAGAGTTCATCTAGACCACCTTACAGACGACTGTTCATTCACACTCCTCCTTTATGTGAGCTTTTCTGATCCTTTGAACTGCTTTATCTGgttcccatcaccaccatctgGGTGGAGTTCCCAGTTTGCCCTTGGCAGACCTGCAAGGTCAGGATTTCTGCTACTGCATTCTGCCCCATATATTAAATGTACAGGTGAAAAGGGATCCCACCATCCCATTCTGCAGACCCAAGGGGGAACCACCATATGCTTGGATGCCTTCTCTCCCTTTTGCTCTACTTGACCCCATTATTACAGACCATGTTCAGACTGGATTTACCTATCACAGACTGTCTTAGAGGTTTCCTTGGTAAAACTGGCGTCGGTGTGAAAATGGAACCTGGAAAATCTTTAATATTTAGTGTCACCGTACGACATTGTAAACGGTCAGACTGCTGACTTTCAGCTTTAACAGGTATAGTCCTCGGTACAGGGATTGGCACTGTTGCACTTAAACGTAACAGGGGCTGCTTAAAAGTATAGGTACTGCTCATTTGTAAAAACTGGTCAGAATGAACTTCCTTGAGTTTGGGAGTGGGCACTGAAGAAGGGGCACTTGGTAGTTTGGAGAACTCTGAGGAGAGAATCagaatctcttttaaaatgttagcatagatatttgttatttttaatggctCTTCTGATTTTCTGGAACTTTCCATCTTGCTTGTTTCTTTCCCAAAAATTCGACTTGAAGCTGAACAACACTTGGGAAAAAATATGGAACCAGTAGCAGTCTCTGGAATGTGCCAATAGACATGCTTAGAAGATTTTGTGGTTGTTGAAATAGTAGTCACTCTTTTTTGTACATGATGATCAAGAAAGAGATTTTGAATATTAACAGGGGGTTGTGACTGATCTCTTGGAACATCAGGAAAACTAATTTTATCTCTTTCAAATGAAGCGGTTTTATCTGGAATGAACCGTACACGTGGTAGCTTAGTTTCACCAGTCTTTcctaaaccagaaaaaaaaaataaggcagaatTAGATTATGTTTATCAAGGTGTCAGGGGCAGAACTATTAACGTCTCAGCATTCATAgcttttctttatccactcacccTCTCTCACCTTATAAAAACGTTTCTGTATACACTCACTCAGCTATCAGGACTTCTGCTTACCTTACTGGGATAAAGTTTGCATGAACAATTGGAGAATCAGGACGGCTAAATTATACTAGATTTAGAAAGAGTAGGGGGCTACTCCTGGAAGAacagaatggatgaagaagagtAGGACATAAAGGGAGATTTTTGAGCAGTTGCCACAGAAAACTCTGGCAATATGGAGAGGTAAAAATGACTCAGTGAAGTTTCGCTATTTATCATTATCACTTCCTCATTTGAAACTTCTTTGAGCAaagatttacatttcttttcaaagCCAGATATCAGACCAAGATGGCTTTGGAACATGATAACATGCTGATACTGGCTACAGGGTACCACGAGTTCACTCAGGTTACAACCAGAAGTATTCTTATCTCTCTTAGGTCCAGAAAATGCACTGTGCCTGCATTCTTAGGGACCTCACTATATGAAATcgtgctttctctttcttctgtgacagaatgttaaataacatttttgtcCATCATCTCAGTTGAGTACAATAAATGATGAGGACCTCAGCATTCTGATGAGAAGATAAGAGATTCATTAAGGCAAGATTTGCAAAGAGATGGCCAAAACAAGCCCAAGTCTCACCTGTTGTCTGTATATGAGAGATGGCTAGAGGTTGATCTACATTCGCAGAGAGGATTTCTTCTGAATTGAGCTATTGGCGAGCTATGTGTTTCTCCGATCTTCCCCTCCTTGTGGTGGGTAGAGGAGGATTTACCCCGACCTCAAACCAAGTGAGGGGGATTCTCAGAGAACCATCTACAGAGCACAGGAGTGTATGCCACAAGGAGAAGATAACATCTCATCATTCCCTGCCATGGTTCCCCCAACCCCCTTATACCTACAgagtaacagaaatgtattggCCCTCCCATTGCTGTGTCGCAACTTGTGTAAGGCAAGAGAATCCTTGAATCTACTTGACCTCTACCTTCTGGCATTTCAGGGGGGTACAGAGACTGATGACGGATTCTCACCTTCACTCTTAACTCCTTAACTCTTTCCCACTCCTAGCCACACCTATGAAGATACCAGAAACTATGAGTTGgggaagagaagtaaaagaacgAGATGGACGCATTTATCATGCCCCTGTTTCCCTTGGCTTGTCTAAAAATTAGCAGACCTAGTCTGAGCTGGGAGAAAGGGCAAGGTTTAATTACATGCTAGATGAAAGTATTGATTTAGATTGGACTTAATATCTAAAAATGAGACAAGGCTAATAGATGAAAGTGACTAGAAAAGCCTCGGTAGAGAGATGTGTGCCGTGTGAGTTTAAAGAGCAGTAGTAGGAGAAGGATAATGTTTGCTTCCTGCTTATATGGAACTTATCAAAGCTAGCTCGTTCCATAAAATGGTTACACCACCGTGTTcaactttcctttctctctctctcatattaaaacaaaacataacatgaGCAAAATCTAGGTGATGTTAGGTGTGGCAGTGACTTTTattcttaatgtatttttttattggagtatagttgctttacaatgttgtgttagtttctgctgtgcagcaaagtgagtcagttatacatacacatctaTCCACTccgttttttttagattattttcccatataggtcattacagagtatcgaatagagttccctgtgctattcagaatgactttttagatatgacaccaaaacaacaattcatgaaagaaaacatggttaagttagacttcattaaaattaaaaacttctactctgtgaaagacattcttaaaagaataaaaagacaagccatgcactgagagaaaatatttgcaaaacactcaTCTGATAAAGGAATTGCATCCAAAATAAAGAGGTCttcaactcaacaataagaaaacaagccaATGAacatagctactccagcttttttttctttttttttttacatctttattggagtataattgttttacaatgttgtgttagtttctgctgtataacaaagtgaatcagctatacatatacgtatatcgccatatcccctccctcttgtgtctccctcccaccctccctatcccacccatctaggtcacaaagcaccgagctgatctccctgtgctatgcagctgcttcccactagctatctattttacagattgccaacaaacacatgagaggatgctcatcgtcactaatcattagagaaatgcaagtcaaaaccacaatgaggtatcacctcacaccaatcagaatggccaccatcaaaaaatctacaaacaataaatgctggagagagtgtggagaaaagggaaccctcttgcattgttggtgggaatgtaaattgatacggacactatggagaacagtatggaggttccttaaaaaactaaaaatagaactaccatgtgacccagcaatcccactactgggcatataccctgagaaagccataattcaaaaagaatcatgtaccacaacgttcactgtagcactatgtacaatagccaggacatggaagcaacctaagtgtccatcaacagatgaatggataaagaagatgtggcacatatgtacaatggaccattactcagccataaaaagaaatgaaattgagttatttgtagtgaggtggatggaccttgagtctgtcatatagagtgaagaagtcagaaaaagatattactgtatattaacacatatatatggaatctaaaaacaaaaatggttctgatgaacctaagggcgggacaggaataaagacgcagacatagagaatggacttgaggacactgtggCAGGGGTGGAGGGCGGGGGATGGGAAgcagggacgaagtgagagagtagcattgacacatatacacttccagctttcttttgattactgttaGTATGATGTATCTTTCTCTATCCCTTTACATTTCATCTatctgtgtttttatatttaaaggaagTTTCTTGCAGACAGTATATAATTAGCTCTTGTCTTTTATCTACTCTGACAGTTTCTATCATTTAAGT is a window of Delphinus delphis chromosome 18, mDelDel1.2, whole genome shotgun sequence DNA encoding:
- the LRRC63 gene encoding leucine-rich repeat-containing protein 63, which gives rise to MQNHPQLLRRPLPPNLPKLSLCQKKARAGKTGETKLPRVRFIPDKTASFERDKISFPDVPRDQSQPPVNIQNLFLDHHVQKRVTTISTTTKSSKHVYWHIPETATGSIFFPKCCSASSRIFGKETSKMESSRKSEEPLKITNIYANILKEILILSSEFSKLPSAPSSVPTPKLKEVHSDQFLQMSSTYTFKQPLLRLSATVPIPVPRTIPVKAESQQSDRLQCRTVTLNIKDFPGSIFTPTPVLPRKPLRQSVIENHVTEHERVESAPKQNMLNVCEGSIKSRKIETSVSHIVHCEGFKAVVATRYGTVTSMTKMAIVTCQIHGRNALNLKGFFLLNCPDLTSLAFQLIYLNLSYNNIGYFPTEIFCLKNLQILNLRNNPIKEIPSTIQQLKFLRTFNIAFNLITTLPPGLFCLFNLEELDISYNSIAFIPNEIQKLRSLETLIVDGNELTSFPHAILKLNLKKVLFENNFTHPSFWKENSMNSPQHLTQLTSLFFLKNNLHKYYNVIPVEIQKLLKCTSRCEWCHGPMFGEGFRIIRSCNIFGVTQFPVIFYVCSSSCYRKVKESNFVFNNVPGERISLNPELMNHTVIYESHFKSH